The following coding sequences are from one Candidatus Zixiibacteriota bacterium window:
- a CDS encoding winged helix DNA-binding domain-containing protein codes for MKHSVMHISPSAAKRLALHRQLLDGRTKLAHGKEGVAQVIEKLGYVQLDTIAVIQRAHHHTLWTRHPDYELNMLHELQAVDRRIFEYWGHAASYLPMIDYRYYLPRMRRSDDPHSKWEKQRLEKCGHLMPEVLKRIRNEGPLSSADFARTDERKRGPWWDWRPTKVALELLFVRGELMITERRNFHRVYDLTERVLPSDTDTTVPSNAEWGRFLVRRALEAYGVANEYDIRFHIHGAGKEIIAAAINDLVESGEVVCVTVGRDRDSRWYGLSDCLHSFSLRKNRPRLHLLSPFDNMIIQRERLKQLFNFDYTLECYVPAPKRRYGYFSLPILWGEAFVGRLDAKAVRKKRLLIVRALHLEPDFISDDRFLSALATKLWDMAAFNECDEIQVKSTSPGRVKKSLQKQLKLKRR; via the coding sequence TTGAAACATTCAGTGATGCATATCTCCCCGTCGGCCGCGAAACGGCTGGCGCTGCACCGTCAACTACTGGACGGACGCACAAAACTCGCACACGGCAAGGAGGGTGTTGCGCAGGTGATCGAGAAACTCGGTTACGTGCAACTCGATACCATCGCGGTTATTCAACGCGCTCACCATCACACTCTCTGGACCCGGCACCCTGATTACGAACTCAACATGCTGCACGAACTTCAGGCCGTGGATCGACGCATCTTCGAGTACTGGGGTCATGCCGCATCGTATTTGCCGATGATCGATTATCGCTACTATCTGCCGAGGATGCGTCGCTCCGATGATCCCCATAGCAAATGGGAAAAACAGCGGCTGGAGAAGTGTGGTCACCTCATGCCGGAAGTACTGAAAAGAATTCGCAACGAAGGTCCCTTGAGTTCTGCCGACTTTGCACGAACTGATGAACGCAAGCGGGGTCCCTGGTGGGACTGGCGACCTACCAAAGTGGCCTTGGAATTGTTGTTCGTCAGGGGTGAGTTGATGATCACCGAACGACGCAACTTTCATCGCGTCTACGACCTGACCGAAAGAGTGCTGCCGAGCGACACCGACACAACCGTTCCTTCCAATGCCGAGTGGGGACGGTTTCTGGTACGTCGCGCCCTGGAGGCCTATGGTGTCGCGAACGAGTACGACATTCGTTTCCATATTCACGGCGCCGGCAAGGAGATCATCGCGGCAGCTATCAACGACCTGGTCGAGTCGGGGGAGGTTGTATGCGTCACTGTCGGTCGGGACAGGGATAGCCGATGGTATGGTCTGTCGGATTGTCTGCATAGTTTCTCCCTGCGTAAGAACCGGCCGCGCCTGCACCTGTTGTCACCGTTTGACAACATGATCATTCAACGTGAGCGCCTAAAGCAACTTTTCAACTTCGACTATACGCTGGAATGTTATGTCCCGGCGCCGAAGCGTAGGTATGGATACTTCAGCCTGCCGATTCTTTGGGGTGAAGCGTTCGTCGGCCGCCTTGACGCCAAAGCGGTGCGCAAGAAGCGTCTGTTGATCGTTCGTGCGTTGCATCTGGAGCCGGATTTCATCTCCGACGATCGATTCCTGAGCGCTTTGGCCACCAAGTTGTGGGACATGGCTGCTTTTAACGAATGCGACGAGATTCAAGTCAAATCAACGTCGCCTGGAAGAGTCAAGAAGTCCCTCCAAAAGCAACTCAAGCTGAAGCGGCGTTAG